The Arachis duranensis cultivar V14167 chromosome 2, aradu.V14167.gnm2.J7QH, whole genome shotgun sequence genome has a window encoding:
- the LOC107474609 gene encoding disease resistance-like protein DSC1 codes for MSALHIMASSSSQIKYDVFISFRGLNTRGGFLSHLLKALREKQIDAYVDDRLKEGDDLLPTLFTAIEKSQIALVIFSSDYASSKWCLEELVKITECMTENWQIVIPIFYNIDPSDVRRQKGCYQNAFVHHEKCFKDNIMTVEKWKLSLKRVANLSGFHSINFGTEAELIEKVVQRVLARLNYMPQIEFKGLIGIDKPIEELQSMMSCTASKDVHIIGIWGMGGIGKTTIASALFNILCSEFEGCCFVPNVREQSEKNGIIQLRDKLLSILLEEKDLNIGANGVPSHVLRRLGRKKILVVLDDVNNPDHVQSLVGGHEWLGQGSRIFITTRDKHVICKEADDIYEVGALEHHEALQLLNLHAFNGRSLQMSQHNLMTKVVDYAQGIPLALKVLGTFLFGKSAEEWESQLQKLEKMSFNEIQNVLRLSYEGLDREESNIFLYIACFFKGDDNIKILLDACGYSTAIALKTLHDRALIIVSKDGKHVTMHDLIREMGREIVRRQNIEKFGERSHLWDPIDITQVLKQDQGTDRIESITFNMSSAPDLRLNRHSLAKMKNLNFLRFYSYDTYGVHLPEGLEKLPDKLKLFHWDDYPLESLPTKFNAENLVELDMQGSYVKKLWNDIQNLANLRRIDLDGSKQLIELPDLSKASNLETLSLCDCENLRSVHPSIFFLQKLIHVDLERCIRLKKLAGKCSSSSKVEHLNLSGCKRLKHLPDSTSKLKFLKELYLEGCQQLDTSNLHILFSGLSSLERLNLGGCHNLDKLPDNVNNLSLLCWLSVKGTNVKSLPESIKHLRKLRYLYLGSCRRLQSLPELPPSIQYLEVSDCTSLKTVFTPTPKMLKQHVKLFKKQISEDDFRRYESGPDYFNTYFSFENCPSLDRNALRVLLIYLGHYNKEKRAVMEKRIEKRRASS; via the exons ATGAGTGCCCTTCATATCATGGCTTCGTCTTCATCTCAGATAAAATATGATGTCTTCATCAGTTTTAGAGGTTTAAACACCCGTGGCGGTTTTCTAAGCCATTTGCTTAAGGCATTAAGGGAGAAACAAATTGATGCATATGTGGATGACAGGCTCAAAGAAGGAGATGATTTATTGCCTACCCTTTTTACAGCAATTGAGAAATCACAAATTGCATTGGTTATATTTTCCAGCGATTATGCTTCTTCAAAATGGTGTTTGGAAGAGCTTGTCAAAATAACAGAATGCATGACAGAAAATTGGCAAATTGTAATACCTATCTTCTACAATATAGATCCATCAGATGTACGACGTCAAAAGGGGTGCTACCAAAATGCATTTGTTCATCATGAAAAATGTTTCAAAGACAACATCATGACTGTAGAAAAATGGAAACTTTCCTTGAAAAGAGTTGCCAATTTATCAGGATTTCATTCCATAAATTTCGG GACTGAAGCTGAACTTATTGAGAAAGTTGTACAACGTGTGTTAGCAAGGTTGAATTACATGCCCCAAATTGAGTTCAAAGGTCTTATTGGAATCGATAAACCAATTGAAGAGCTTCAATCAATGATGTCATGCACTGCGTCAAAAGATGTTCATATTATAGGAATTTGGGGTATGGGTGGTATTGGTAAAACCACTATAGCCAGTGcgttatttaatatattatgcTCTGAATTTGAAGGTTGCTGTTTTGTTCCAAATGTCAGAGAACAATCAGAGAAGAATGGGATAATCCAACTAAGAGATAAACTTCTTTCCATATTGTTAGAGGAAAAAGATCTAAACATTGGTGCTAACGGAGTACCAAGTCATGTTTTGAGGAGACTTGGTCGCAAGAAgattcttgttgttcttgacGATGTTAATAATCCAGATCACGTTCAAAGCTTAGTTGGAGGACATGAATGGTTGGGTCAAGGTAGCAGAATCTTCATCACAACTAGAGATAAGCATGTGATTTGTAAAGAAGCCGATGATATTTATGAAGTTGGGGCATTGGAACACCATGAAGCTTTGCAACTTTTAAATTTGCATGCCTTCAATGGAAGGAGCCTACAAATGAGTCAGCATAATCTTATGACAAAAGTAGTTGATTATGCCCAAGGAATCCCCTTAGCCTTAAAGGTGTTAGGGACTTTTCTTTTTGGAAAAAGTGCTGAAGAATGGGAAAGTCAATTACAAAAACTTGAGAAAATGTCATTCAACGAAATCCAAAATGTTTTGAGATTAAGTTACGAAGGACTAGATCGAGAAGAAAgcaacatatttttatatattgctTGTTTTTTCAAAGGAGATgataacattaaaattttacTGGATGCATGTGGTTACTCCACAGCTATTGCTTTGAAAACTCTTCATGACAGAGCTCTTATAATTGTTTCAAAAGATGGAAAGCACGTAACCATGCACGATTTGATTCGAGAAATGGGTCGAGAAATTGTTCGTCGGCAAAACATTGAAAAGTTTGGGGAACGAAGTCATTTATGGGATCCTATAGACATAACTCAAGTACTAAAGCAGGACCAG GGGACTGATCGTATTGAAAGCATAACCTTCAACATGTCAAGTGCTCCTGATCTGAGGTTAAATCGTCATTCCCTTGCTAAAATGAAAAATCTTAACTTTCTGAGATTCTATTCATATGATACATATGGGGTGCACCTTCCAGAAGGCCTTGAAAAATTGCCAGACAAACTAAAACTTTTCCACTGGGATGATTACCCTTTGGAATCCTTGCCCACCAAATTTAATGCAGAGAATCTTGTTGAACTTGATATGCAAGGAAGTTACGTCAAAAAACTTTGGAATGACATACAG AATTTGGCTAATCTAAGACGCATTGATCTTGATGGATCCAAGCAATTGATAGAGCTTCCAGACCTCTCCAAAGCCTCAAATCTTGAAACATTATCACTCTGTGACTGTGAAAATTTGCGCTCTGTTCATCCATCTATTTTCTTCCTCCAAAAACTAATTCATGTAGACCTAGAGCGTTGTATAAGGTTGAAGAAACTTGCAG GTAAGTGTAGCAGCAGCAGTAAGGTTGAACACTTGAACCTGTCAGGATGCAAGAGGCTAAAGCATCTGCCAGATAGCACatccaaattaaaatttcttaaaGAGCTTTACCTTGAAGGATGCCAGCAACTTGACACATCAAACCTACACATTTTATTTAGTGGGTTATCATCATTAGAAAGGCTCAATTTGGGTGGGTGCCATAACTTGGATAAACTACCAGACAATGTCAACAACTTATCATTGTTATGTTGGTTATCAGTAAAGGGAACTAATGTGAAGAGCTTGCCAGAGAGCATCAAACATCTTCGAAAGTTGAGATATCTCTACTTGGGGAGTTGTAGGAGGCTTCAATCATTGCCTGAGCTTCCACCTTCTATACAATACTTGGAAGTCAGTGATTGCACATCCTTGAAAACAGTGTTCACTCCAACACCTAAAATGCTCAAACAACACGTCAAACTGTTCAAGAAACAAATAAGTGAAGATGACTTCAGGAGGTATGAAAGTGGGCCGGATTATTTTAACACATATTTTTCATTTGAGAATTGCCCAAGTTTGGATAGGAATGCACTTCGTGTTCTTTTAATATATCTTGGACACTACAATAAGGAAAAGAGAGCAGTTATGGAAAAGCGAATTGAGAAAAGGAGAGCATCCTCATAA